The Mus musculus strain C57BL/6J chromosome 2, GRCm38.p6 C57BL/6J genome has a window encoding:
- the Olfr1205 gene encoding olfactory receptor 1205, with protein sequence MQQNSTVTEFILLGLTQDPLKQKMVFIIFLVFYMGTVVGNTLIIVTIKFSRTLGGPMYFFLFYLSFADSCFSTSTAPRLIVDALSKKNIISYNECMTQVFALHLFGCMEVFVLIFMAVDRYVAICKPLHYPVIMRRQVCVILIIVAWIGSFLHSTTQIVLALRLPFCGPNLIDHYCCDLQPLLELACMDTHMINLLLVFNSGAICSSSFLILIISYFVILYSLRNHSAEGRKKALSTCTSHIIVVVLSFGPCIFIYARPPTTFSMDKMVTVFFTIGSPFLNPIIYTLRNAEVKNAMKKLWHVKIMTE encoded by the coding sequence ATGCAGCAGAACAGCACTGTCACCGAGTTTATACTACTAGGATTGACACAGGATCCCCTGAAGCAGAAAATGGTGTTTATAATCTTCTTAGTTTTCTATATGGGGACTGTAGTGGGGAATACACTCATTATTGTGACAATCAAGTTCAGTCGAACACTTGGGggtcccatgtacttcttcctgttTTATTTGTCCTTTGCTGATTCCTGCTTTTCAACGTCCACAGCCCCAAGACTCATTGTGGATGCCCTTTCTAAAAAGAACATCATTTCCTACAATGAATGCATGACACAAGTCTTTGCTCTCCATTTATTTGGCTGCATGGAGGTCTTTGTCCTCATTTTCATGGCTGTTGACCGTTATGTGGCCATCTGTAAACCCTTGCATTACCCAGTCATCATGAGGCGGCAGGTCTGTGTCATCTTGATTATAGTTGCCTGGATAGGGTCTTTTCTACATTCCACTACTCAGATTGTTTTGGCCTTGAGACTGCCCTTCTGTGGGCCCAATCTGATTGATCATTATTGCTGTGACTTACAGCCCTTATTGGAGCTTGCCTGCATGGATACACACATGATAAATCTGCTGTTAGTGTTTAACAGTGGTGCAATTTGCTCAAGcagttttttaattttgattatcTCATATTTTGTCATCTTATACTCTCTGCGAAACCACAGTGCTGAAGGGAGAAAAAAGGCACTCTCTACCTGCACATCTCATATAATAGTAGTTGTCTTATCCTTTGGACCCTGCATATTCATATATGCACGTCCACCAACTACTTTTTCTATGGACAAGATGGTAACAGTATTTTTTACCATTGGATCACCCTTTCTCAACCCGATCATCTATACATTAAGGAATGCAGAAGTTAAAAATGCCATGAAAAAATTATGGCATGTTAAAATTATGACAGAATAA